AAAATAGGCAGCATCATCAAAGTCCCCCAAATTCTTTTCTAAAAGTTCCTTTCGTTTGAGGTATTTGTGATTTGGAATTTGTTTGGATTCATCCCAAGTCCACCTGCTATCAAAAGACAAAAGGTCATATACAAAAAGGCCAATCCTTGCGATGAGTCCCGGTTTTGGAAGCACCATAGGATAAGGATAAACTAAGTTAGGTGCAATGTTAGAAAGAATTCTCCTCTCCTTTAATGCTTCCCTCACTAGACCTATTTCAAATTGTTTTAGATAACGAAGCCCACCGTGAATGAGTTTACCTGTGGCAGCAGAGGTGGCTCCACCAAAATCTTTTTTTTCGACAAGAGCCACTGAATACCCACGACTAGCGCATTCATAAGCCAAAGTGGCACCGGTTATCCCTCCACCAACGATTGTGACATCGAATTCTTCCCCATCATATGATTCTATAAAACGGTCCAGTTTTAAATTCATACTTTACCACCGAGAGTAACCAAACGACTGATTTGTGATTTTAAGCTTTCTCTTTCGCTTTCAATATTCCAAAGCCCCAAACGAAGAATGAGGGCAGGCAATCTCCAAGCGGCAATTTCGGAATCAGTAATTCCACTGAGATGTTTATAGGCTTTGAGATAACCCTTTAAAATAAACTTTCGAATGAAGGTATAGAAAATGATTTTTAGTTTGGGAGTTCCCGGCCAAAGTTCGGCATCTGTGAAAAGAAGAAAAGTAAAAGCAACATCAGCCGCAGAATTTCCTTTTGCCGCAGTCATCCAGTCGATGATGATCTCCTCATTCCCCTGTACGATTACGTTTTCTGGATGGAAGTCCAAATGAAGAATGGAATTTCCATTCGGCAAACCTTGAATGTAAGATTTTGCTTTTGCTTTTTCTTCCGAATTCAAAAAGGAAAGAGGTTCTGATTTCAAACAAGATTCTAAAATAACTTTTATATCTTTATACTTATCTGATTTGATTTGATGAATCCCGTAGTGCAAACGAGCAAGTGTTCCCGCAATTCGGAAAAGTTCCAATGGATTTTTATCGGGAAGTTTTGTCAGAGAGATCCCTGTGATTCTATCAAAAATA
This portion of the Leptospira terpstrae serovar Hualin str. LT 11-33 = ATCC 700639 genome encodes:
- a CDS encoding aminoglycoside phosphotransferase family protein, encoding MEKQNIQFTKESLGKPFAIGRSADLYLLPENQILKLFFPDAKESEIDLEYENTVEANRKGASKMKCYGKAKVENRFGLIFDRITGISLTKLPDKNPLELFRIAGTLARLHYGIHQIKSDKYKDIKVILESCLKSEPLSFLNSEEKAKAKSYIQGLPNGNSILHLDFHPENVIVQGNEEIIIDWMTAAKGNSAADVAFTFLLFTDAELWPGTPKLKIIFYTFIRKFILKGYLKAYKHLSGITDSEIAAWRLPALILRLGLWNIESERESLKSQISRLVTLGGKV